A genome region from Neptunomonas japonica JAMM 1380 includes the following:
- the rpsG gene encoding 30S ribosomal protein S7 has translation MPRRRVAAKREILPDPKFGNITLAKFINHVMVSGKKSVAERIVYGALDKIQERSNNDPLDMFVKALDAIQPAVEVKSRRVGGATYQVPCEVRPSRRMALSMRWLVDASRKRGEKSMALRLAGEVLDAADGRGAAVKKREDVHRMAEANKAFAHYRF, from the coding sequence ATGCCTAGAAGACGCGTCGCTGCAAAGCGCGAAATACTGCCGGATCCTAAGTTCGGCAACATTACATTGGCAAAATTTATTAACCATGTAATGGTCAGTGGTAAAAAATCTGTTGCAGAGCGTATTGTTTACGGTGCACTAGATAAAATCCAGGAACGTTCAAATAACGATCCTCTGGATATGTTTGTAAAAGCGTTAGATGCTATCCAGCCAGCGGTTGAAGTTAAGTCGCGTCGTGTTGGTGGTGCTACATACCAAGTGCCTTGTGAAGTACGTCCTTCGCGCCGTATGGCTTTATCTATGCGTTGGTTGGTTGATGCTTCACGTAAGCGTGGTGAGAAATCCATGGCTTTGCGCTTGGCTGGTGAAGTGCTAGATGCTGCTGATGGTCGTGGTGCTGCTGTTAAGAAACGTGAAGATGTGCATCGCATGGCTGAAGCTAACAAAGCTTTTGCTCACTATCGCTTCTAA
- the rpsL gene encoding 30S ribosomal protein S12: protein MATINQLVRKPRKRKVQKSDVPALQACPQRRGVCTRVYTTTPKKPNSALRKVCRVRLTNGFEVTSYIGGEGHNLQEHSVVLIRGGRVKDLPGVRYHTVRGALDCSGVNDRKQARSKYGTKRPKS from the coding sequence ATGGCAACAATTAACCAATTGGTTCGCAAACCACGTAAGCGCAAAGTACAAAAAAGTGACGTACCGGCTCTGCAGGCTTGCCCTCAGCGTCGTGGCGTATGTACACGTGTTTACACTACAACTCCGAAGAAGCCAAACTCGGCCCTTCGTAAAGTTTGCCGTGTTCGTTTAACAAACGGCTTCGAAGTGACTTCCTACATTGGTGGTGAAGGTCATAACCTGCAAGAACATAGTGTTGTTTTGATCCGTGGCGGTCGTGTTAAAGATTTGCCTGGTGTTCGTTACCACACTGTTCGTGGCGCATTGGATTGCTCAGGCGTTAACGATCGTAAGCAGGCTCGTTCGAAGTACGGTACTAAACGTCCTAAGTCTTAA
- the fusA gene encoding elongation factor G produces MARKTPIVRYRNIGIVAHVDAGKTTTTERVLFYTGLSHKIGEVHDGAATMDWMEQEQERGITITSAATTCFWQGMNKQFENHRINIIDTPGHVDFTIEVERSLRVLDGAVVVLCASSGVQPQTETVWRQANKYHVPRMVFVNKMDRAGADFFMVIDQLKARLGAKAVPINFPIGAEDEFKGVVDLILMKAIMWNEADQGMTYELEDIPADLQAKAEELREEMVEAAAESSDELMEKYLEEGCLDNDEIKAGLRARTLDNDVVLMQCGSAFKNKGVQAMLDAVIEYMPSPIEVKAIEGTLDDKDETVAARPADDTAPFAALAFKIATDPFVGTLTFVRVYSGVLASGDSVFNSVKSKKERVGRMVQMHANNRDEIKEVRAGDIAALIGMKDVTTGDTLCDPTNKIVLERMEFPEPVISVAVEPKTKADQEKMGVALGKLAQEDPSFRVETDEESGQTIISGMGELHLDILVDRMRREFNVEANIGKPQVAYREKIRQSIDANHKFARQSGGRGQYGHVMVEFSPSDEEGLEFINEVVGGAIPKEYIGAVEKGITEQMQNGVIAGYPLIGLRARLYDGSYHDVDSNEMAFKIAASQALKKYALQADPCLLEPMMKVEVVTPEDYMGDVMGDLNRRRGLVQGMEDTPSGKVINAQVPLGEMFGYATDLRSATQGRATYSMEFECYAEAPKNVAEAVMKAY; encoded by the coding sequence GTGGCTCGTAAAACTCCTATTGTGCGTTACCGTAACATTGGTATTGTTGCACACGTAGATGCCGGTAAGACGACTACAACAGAGCGCGTGCTTTTCTATACAGGTCTATCTCATAAAATTGGTGAGGTGCATGATGGCGCCGCAACAATGGATTGGATGGAGCAGGAGCAGGAGCGTGGTATTACCATTACTTCTGCTGCGACTACCTGTTTCTGGCAAGGTATGAACAAGCAGTTTGAAAATCACCGCATCAATATCATTGATACGCCTGGGCATGTTGACTTTACTATTGAAGTTGAGCGTTCTTTGCGTGTATTGGATGGTGCGGTTGTCGTGTTGTGCGCCTCTTCAGGTGTGCAACCGCAAACAGAAACTGTTTGGCGCCAAGCTAATAAATATCATGTTCCGCGTATGGTCTTCGTTAACAAAATGGACCGTGCGGGTGCAGACTTCTTTATGGTTATTGATCAGCTTAAAGCTCGTTTAGGAGCTAAAGCTGTTCCAATTAACTTCCCTATTGGCGCTGAAGATGAATTCAAAGGCGTTGTTGATCTGATTCTCATGAAAGCAATCATGTGGAACGAAGCAGATCAGGGTATGACTTATGAGCTGGAAGATATTCCGGCTGATCTCCAAGCTAAAGCTGAAGAGCTTCGTGAGGAGATGGTTGAAGCTGCAGCAGAATCTTCTGATGAGTTGATGGAAAAGTACCTTGAAGAAGGTTGCTTGGATAATGACGAAATCAAAGCAGGTCTGCGTGCGCGTACGCTAGATAATGACGTGGTTCTAATGCAATGCGGTTCGGCCTTTAAAAACAAAGGCGTTCAGGCGATGCTGGATGCAGTAATTGAATACATGCCTTCACCAATCGAAGTTAAAGCGATTGAAGGTACTTTGGATGATAAAGACGAAACTGTCGCAGCTCGTCCAGCTGATGATACTGCTCCGTTTGCTGCGCTTGCATTTAAAATCGCAACTGACCCGTTTGTTGGAACGTTGACGTTTGTGCGTGTTTATTCGGGTGTGTTGGCTTCAGGTGACAGCGTCTTTAACTCTGTAAAGAGTAAGAAAGAGCGTGTTGGTCGTATGGTGCAGATGCATGCAAATAACCGTGATGAGATCAAAGAGGTGCGTGCAGGTGATATCGCCGCTTTGATCGGTATGAAAGACGTTACCACAGGTGACACGCTATGTGATCCTACGAATAAAATCGTATTGGAGCGCATGGAGTTTCCTGAGCCTGTAATCTCTGTCGCTGTTGAGCCTAAAACTAAGGCCGATCAAGAGAAGATGGGTGTTGCTCTGGGTAAGTTGGCACAGGAAGATCCGTCTTTCCGTGTTGAGACTGATGAAGAGTCTGGGCAGACGATTATTTCAGGGATGGGTGAGCTTCACCTTGATATTCTGGTTGATCGTATGCGTCGTGAATTCAACGTTGAGGCAAACATTGGTAAGCCTCAGGTTGCCTATCGCGAGAAGATTCGCCAGTCAATCGATGCTAACCACAAGTTTGCCCGTCAGTCGGGTGGGCGTGGTCAGTATGGTCACGTCATGGTTGAATTCAGCCCGTCTGATGAAGAAGGTTTGGAGTTCATTAATGAAGTGGTAGGTGGTGCTATTCCTAAGGAATACATCGGTGCTGTCGAGAAGGGTATTACAGAGCAGATGCAGAACGGTGTTATTGCCGGTTATCCGCTGATTGGTCTGAGAGCTCGTTTGTACGATGGTTCATATCACGATGTTGACTCCAATGAGATGGCATTTAAAATTGCCGCATCTCAAGCATTAAAAAAATACGCTTTGCAAGCTGATCCATGTCTGTTGGAACCAATGATGAAAGTCGAAGTGGTAACTCCAGAAGATTACATGGGTGACGTTATGGGAGATCTTAACCGTCGTCGTGGTCTTGTTCAGGGTATGGAAGACACTCCATCTGGCAAAGTGATTAATGCACAGGTTCCGTTGGGTGAAATGTTCGGATATGCAACTGATCTGCGTTCCGCAACTCAAGGGCGTGCAACTTACTCTATGGAGTTTGAGTGTTACGCTGAAGCTCCTAAGAATGTCGCCGAAGCGGTGATGAAGGCTTACTAG